The window GGGAAAGAGATGATAAACACAAAGAGATCAACTTGTGTATGGTTTATGGACTTTTCCTTGAGgtttatttggcacaattcaCAAATGGACTTCAGCATCCAGTTTATTACACAGATGGACTTCAGCTTAAGGTACTCAGGTATCTGTAAAAATAAAAACGCAATATCAAACTTAAGAAAAACAACTAATCAGGCTGAACTCAAGATTTATCAGGGGTAAAATTATGACTACTCCAATGAGTTACTGCTACCTATACTGACTCAGTAAGTGACAAACCTAAACCACTTGCCTAAAATGTTTAAGCCAACTCAAACGCAGTTCCATCATTTCAGTATTATCAATTCTCTCATCAGCTCCATGATTTCCTATATGGATCCAATCTAGGTAACACAATCTCCTCCCTTAAGGATTCGAACCTCAATCAAGGCCCAAAATATAACTCAAACCATCCTTAATATATAACATGTGCATCATAGTCTACCAATGTTGGCTCCGCCACAACAATAACCCTTTTCATTTGGAAAATTCCATCATTCTTAGTACTAGGTCTAGTTGCTACCAATATAACAACTTGCAAAACATGAGCATTGATCTATTAACTTGATAGAATAAACAGTTGGAACTTGAAACAACAATGCATAAGCCTAAGTCAAAGGTAGTTGCATCCTATATATCTTATCAGTGACCTTCAACTTCCATACAAGACAACTTGGCGGAGACTAACAAATAAGGAAGCAGTTTTTCCTAGCAGAATACTGTGATGATAATAATGATAAAACACATTATATATTCTAGTTTCCACAATGAACTTAGATTACAAAATGTTCCATCATGCAATTAGTTCAACCACTTCACAATAGCCTAACAGAACAAGGTAGCAGTATAATGGAACAAGAAATAACATtctaaaacaagaaaacaattttgaaaaaactGCCATACCGAACTTATCAGATGCGAGTACACGAGGGGTCAAAGTCATCAGGTGCAACCTGAGCAATCCAATTGCTAAGAGTCTTCTTCACATCTCCGTGGTTGACATATGCTAGTTCATACATGCTGCAAAGATTCACGACCAATGTTTCATTCAAAGCTGCAGTTGGAACCCTCTCCAAAGCCCCCTCTAGAACCTTGATTGAATCGGACAGGTCTCTCGAGTACATCAAGCATAGAGCTTTATTGTTCAGTGCCACTACATCCGCAGGATCCCTTTCAATGCACTCCTCGTATTCTCTCACAGCTGCAGCATAATCCTTGACGACGATGAACTCCAGCGCCTTGTTCCTCCCGACAAGATTTTCCAACTCCACTGTTCGCTCCCCTGACGGATGAAGGTTCTCCAACCTCGCAAACGACGCCTTAGCACCAGTCAGGTCACCGATCTGGAGTTGGACATACCCGAGTCGGGAGAGGAGCAAAGGGTCGGATGGATCCCGCTCAAGAAGTAGCCTAACCAGCGCCAGAGCCGCCTCGAACTCCCGGTGGACGAAGTGGTTGCAACAGAGGGAAGCTATCACGAATACCTCCCTGCGTCGCCACAAGTCGGCAGATGCGGTGGTGGTCTCCTCCAGAATCTTGGATCGGACGAGGTCGAAGAGCGCGTAGAGGCGATCGACGGTGACGGATCTGGTACCGAGCCGCTGGGGAAGGTCAGCGTGGAGGAACCTGAGGGCGAAGGGGACCATGGAACCGGAACGTCCAGGGTAGGAAGACGGGTAGGATTCGAAGCGGAAGCGAGGGGAATCCAAAGGGGCGTCGAGGGCGTCGATCTCGGCGGCGGCGTCGGAGAACCGACGCAACTTCGAGAGGGCGAGGGCGGACACGGCGAGACACACGAGGTGGTGGTGCGGAAGGAGGCCATGGCTGCGGCGGGCCACGGCGACGGCGTCGAGGACGGCACGCCACTGCCCGCGTCTGGAGAGGGCGAGGAGCGACGGCACGTCGAAAGGGAGATCGAGGGGTGAGGTCGGAGGGGACAGGAGAGGATCGGCGATGGCCACGCTTGGGGGGTCCCTGCCAGCGTCGGGTTCTTCTCCAGTCATCGCTCGGGAAGGGGAAGCGGTCGGGAATGGTCAGGTTGAAAATTGCGGGCGTCGACTCGTTATAATCGCATGGAAATTACttcatatgaaaaataaaataataataataatttaacaaataatttaaaatagttaAATAGATGATTAATAAAACTTATGAATTGTATTTGGAATAAACTCAAACAAATTAATAAGGCGTGAGCAGCCCTGCATCTGGTGCCACTTAGTTGAGTGAGTCTCATGCAGTCCATGAAGCTGACCTCTTTATCACGCGCTTCTTCCCCTTCTCCTCTTCAAGGGAGATCATTCCAAGGTGAGAGGGGTCTTCGAGCATCATTTTTGCCACCAAGTAGCCGGCGATAGACCATGTCTGATACTTCCTCGCTTGCTTGCCGATGTATCTTCCAAGCTTTCCGTCGTAGTATTCCGGCCAGCCGTCTTTCGACAACCTGCTCTCCGCAAGGTCAATGGCCTTCCTTGCAATCTGTGGCCTGCCGGTCTTGATACAGGCTGCAGTGAGTAGCCATAGAAGCACTgcaataaacaaaaataaactactTCCTTCAGACTTTCATCAATAAGAAATGAGGAAAATGATTTCAATTCACCTGGCCAAGATCCACCGTTATGATAACTCCATCTCGTGTTTTTAGGATCGCATCCTGTCACACTTCTCCATTCATGACCTTCTAAAGCAGGATAAGCTATCTTTAAGGGCATTTCACCAACTAGTTCCTCCCATCTCCCTTCGATGAGATCCATAATTGCAACTGATTGCTCTGGTGTAGCAAGGGATGATAATATGGCAATGCAGTTACCAAGGGCAAACCATCTGAAGTCCATTCTCGCAGGGCTAACATTTCCGACAAAGTAACCGCCGCGAGACGGCATGAAATCGAATATCCAATCTGGGA is drawn from Zingiber officinale cultivar Zhangliang chromosome 1B, Zo_v1.1, whole genome shotgun sequence and contains these coding sequences:
- the LOC122049475 gene encoding trafficking protein particle complex subunit 12-like — its product is MTGEEPDAGRDPPSVAIADPLLSPPTSPLDLPFDVPSLLALSRRGQWRAVLDAVAVARRSHGLLPHHHLVCLAVSALALSKLRRFSDAAAEIDALDAPLDSPRFRFESYPSSYPGRSGSMVPFALRFLHADLPQRLGTRSVTVDRLYALFDLVRSKILEETTTASADLWRRREVFVIASLCCNHFVHREFEAALALVRLLLERDPSDPLLLSRLGYVQLQIGDLTGAKASFARLENLHPSGERTVELENLVGRNKALEFIVVKDYAAAVREYEECIERDPADVVALNNKALCLMYSRDLSDSIKVLEGALERVPTAALNETLVVNLCSMYELAYVNHGDVKKTLSNWIAQVAPDDFDPSCTRI